A stretch of the Gossypium hirsutum isolate 1008001.06 chromosome D07, Gossypium_hirsutum_v2.1, whole genome shotgun sequence genome encodes the following:
- the LOC121219292 gene encoding auxin response factor 2B, producing the protein MTNTEVAMKGNCVNGRGGGESFSSGYSEPNDGRNTVEGQNGHSTNQAPATDPETALYNELWHACAGPLVTVPREQDRVFYFPQGHIEQVEASTSQVADEQMPVYNLPSKILCRVINVQLKAEPDTDEVFAQVTLLPEPNQDENTVNKEPPAPQPPRFHVHSFCKTLTASDTSTHGGFSVLRRHADECLPPLDMSRQPPTQELVAKDLHGNEWRFRHIFRGQPRRHLLQSGWSVFVSSKRLVAGDAFIFLRGENGELRVGVRRAMRQQGNVPSSVISSHSMHLGVLATAWHAYTTKTIFTVYYKPRTSPAEFIVPFDQYMESMKNNYSIGMRFKMRFEGEEAPEQRFTGTIVGIEDADPKKWHDSKWRCLKVRWDETSTIPRPERVSPWKIEPALAPPALNPLPMPRPKRPRSNAVPSSPDSSVLTREGSSKAIVDPSPATGFSRVLQGQEFSTLRGNFAESQESDTVEKSVIWRPTVDDEKIDVVPTSRRFGSENWMSSGRHEPAAYADLLSGFRSNADSSLGYCPPLVDQTSLAGNPMRRQLLDQEGKLGSWSLMSSGLSLKLVDSNAKPSVQGSEVPYQARGNGRFSGFGEYPVLQGHRIEHPHGNWLMPPPTSSNYENPIQSRDLMPKASLGQDHENGKSREGSCKLFGIPLISNSVASEPTVSPINATNKAASHVEPAPNQGRTFTFDQKSEQPKFSPLAEDLSIFNEQEKSFQLGQPHTREVQSKSPSASTRSCTKVLMQGSALGRSVDLTKFNNYDELIAELDQLFEFGGELMAPKKNWLVVYTDDEGDMMLVGDDPWQEFCTMVRKIGIYTREEVQKMKPGSLNSKGEDNLVSAEGLDAKDVKCTSASSTENC; encoded by the exons ATGACGAATACGGAGGTAGCTATGAAAGGGAATTGTGTGAACGGAAGAGGAGGAGGAGAGAGCTTTTCTTCTGGTTATAGTGAGCCAAATGATGGTAGGAACACCGtggaagggcaaaatggtcattcgACTAATCAAGCTCCGGCTACAG aCCCCGAAACGGCGTTGTATAATGAACTATGGCATGCATGTGCTGGACCTTTGGTCACTGTTCCTCGTGAACAAGATCGTGTGTTTTACTTTCCTCAAGGTCACATAGAACAG GTTGAGGCGTCTACTAGTCAAGTAGCAGACGAGCAGATGCCAGTGTATAATCTTCCATCAAAGATCCTTTGTCGTGTGATTAACGTTCAGTTAAAG GCTGAACCAGATACAGATGAAGTCTTTGCTCAAGTGACTTTACTTCCTGAGCCTAAT CAAGATGAGAACACTGTGAACAAGGAGCCTCCTGCGCCTCAACCACCACGGTTCCATGTGCATTCCTTTTGCAAGACCCTCACTGCCTCAGATACAAGCACCCATGGTGGGTTTTCGGTGCTCAGGCGGCATGCAGATGAATGTCTTCCACCATTG GACATGTCACGGCAACCTCCAACCCAGGAGTTGGTTGCTAAGGATTTGCATGGAAATGAGTGGCGATTCCGGCATATTTTCAGGG GTCAACCACGAAGGCACTTGCTTCAAAGTGGATGGAGTGTTTTTGTTAGCTCCAAGAGGCTTGTTGCAGGGGatgcttttatatttttaag AGGCGAGAATGGAGAATTACGTGTTGGTGTACGACGTGCAATGAGGCAGCAGGGCAATGTTCCTTCATCAGTAATATCAAGTCACAGCATGCATCTTGGTGTGCTTGCAACAGCATGGCATGCCTACACGACAAAAACAATATTCACTGTGTACTACAAACCTAG GACAAGTCCAGCTGAGTTTATTGTTCCTTTTGATCAGTACATGGAGTCAATGAAGAATAATTACTCCATAGGGATGAGGTTTAAAATGAGATTTGAAGGTGAAGAGGCTCCTGAACAGAG GTTTACTGGAACAATAGTTGGAATTGAAGATGCTGATCCCAAAAAGTGGCACGATTCCAAATGGAGATGCCTCAAG GTGCGATGGGATGAGACTTCTACCATACCTCGTCCAGAGAGAGTTTCTCCTTGGAAAATTGAACCTGCTTTGGCTCCTCCTGCGCTGAATCCCCTTCCAATGCCCAGGCCAAAAAGGCCCCGATCTAATGCAGTCCCTTCATCTCCTGATTCCTCTGTACTTACTAGGGAAG gCTCATCAAAAGCTATTGTAGACCCTTCACCAGCTACTGGGTTTTCAAGGGTCTTGCAAGGTCAAGAATTCTCGACCTTGCGAGGCAACTTTGCTGAGAGTCAGGAGTCTGACACTGTTGAAAAGTCGGTGATATGGCGACCTACGGTAGATGACGAGAAGATTGATGTGGTTCCCACTTCAAGAAGATTTGGGTCAGAGAATTGGATGTCCTCTGGGAGGCACGAACCAGCAGCATACGCAGATCTGCTCTCAGGTTTTAGGTCAAATGCTGATTCctcccttgggtattgtccacCGTTGGTTGATCAAACTTCATTAGCTGGTAATCCAATGAGAAGACAATTACTAGATCAAGAAGGGAAGCTTGGCTCTTGGTCCCTCATGTCCTCTGGTCTCTCACTCAAGTTGGTTGACAGTAATGCTAAGCCTTCTGTGCAAGGTTCTGAGGTTCCTTATCAAGCTCGAGGAAATGGTAGATTTAGTGGTTTTGGTGAGTATCCTGTGCTTCAAGGTCATAGGATCGAGCACCCACATGGAAACTGGTTGATGCCTCCCCCAACATCATCTAATTACGAGAATCCTATCCAATCAAGAGATTTAATGCCAAAAGCTTCATTGGGACAAGATCATGAGAACGGAAAATCTAGAGAAGGAAGTTGCAAGCTCTTTGGTATTCCTCTCATTAGTAATTCTGTTGCATCAGAGCCCACCGTCTCTCCTATTAATGCCACGAACAAGGCAGCAAGTCATGTGGAACCTGCACCAAACCAAGGTCGTACATTTACGTTTGATCAAAAGTCCGAGCAGCCAAAATTCTCACCGTTGGCAGAGGATCTGTCTATTTTTAATGAGCAGGAGAAATCGTTTCAGCTGGGTCAGCCTCATACAAGAGAGGTTCAAAGCAAATCTCCTAGTGCTTCAACTAGGAGTTGTACAAAG GTCCTAATGCAAGGGAGTGCTCTTGGTAGGTCCGTGGACCTTACTAAGTTCAACAACTACGATGAACTGATTGCTGAATTGGATCAATTATTTGAATTTGGTGGTGAATTAATGGCCCCTAAAAAGAATTGGCTTGTCGTTTATACTGATGATGAGGGTGATATGATGCTTGTTGGAGATGATCCCTGGCA GGAATTTTGCACCATGGTTCGCAAGATCGGTATCTACACTAGGGAAGAGGTTCAGAAGATGAAGCCGGGGTCATTGAATTCAAAGGGTGAGGACAATCTGGTTTCTGCGGAAGGCCTAGATGCAAAAGACGTGAAATGTACATCAGCATCTAGTACAGAGAATTGTTAA